From a region of the Nonlabens sp. Hel1_33_55 genome:
- a CDS encoding glycoside hydrolase family 105 protein, translating to MKFKTFASFLFAIVSMVGCKSMEEKPMETANSNQDMEMLVPANLKWSERMMLSEMERVPKASMLDFQEKPRWSYTNGLVLSACAKVYEQTANEQYYDYIYNYADELIDSTGTIETYKLSNQNLDMIKSGDVLLYLYPKTKEERFLIAMETLDSQMKSQPKTSDGGYWHKKVYPHQMWLDGLYMAEPFHIKYAQEYIDNEAEVQQIYDDVVLQFDLIQKHSRDEKTGLLYHGWDESKEQEWANKETGNSPHFWSRAMGWYGMAMVDVLDFLPEDHPGHARMVTYLNQFAEAITAVQDESGLWYQVIDQGDREGNYLEASGTSMFTYAFAKGVRKGYLPQKYRQVAEKAYKGLIDDLVTVEDNGLVNLNQICGVAGLGGNPYRDGSYEYYVGEIIRPNDPKGTGPFIMASLELDQ from the coding sequence ATGAAATTTAAAACTTTTGCCTCTTTTTTATTTGCAATCGTCTCCATGGTCGGCTGTAAATCCATGGAAGAAAAACCTATGGAAACAGCTAATTCCAATCAAGATATGGAGATGCTGGTTCCCGCCAACTTGAAATGGTCAGAGCGCATGATGTTGTCAGAGATGGAACGTGTACCCAAAGCTTCCATGTTGGATTTTCAAGAAAAACCTCGATGGAGCTATACAAATGGTTTGGTTCTTAGCGCTTGCGCGAAAGTGTATGAGCAAACAGCCAATGAACAATATTATGACTACATCTATAACTATGCAGATGAACTCATTGACAGCACAGGAACCATAGAAACGTATAAATTGTCCAATCAAAACCTAGACATGATTAAGTCTGGTGACGTACTGCTCTACTTATATCCAAAAACGAAGGAAGAACGTTTTCTAATTGCCATGGAAACGCTAGACAGTCAAATGAAATCACAGCCCAAAACCTCTGACGGTGGCTACTGGCACAAGAAAGTATATCCTCATCAAATGTGGCTCGATGGTCTCTACATGGCAGAACCTTTCCATATTAAATATGCACAGGAATACATAGACAATGAAGCTGAAGTTCAGCAAATTTATGACGACGTGGTGTTACAATTTGACCTCATTCAAAAGCACAGCCGTGATGAAAAAACTGGATTGTTGTATCATGGATGGGATGAAAGTAAGGAACAGGAATGGGCCAACAAGGAAACTGGAAACTCACCTCATTTCTGGTCTAGAGCAATGGGCTGGTATGGTATGGCGATGGTAGATGTGCTGGACTTTTTACCAGAAGATCATCCTGGTCACGCTAGAATGGTCACCTACCTCAACCAGTTTGCAGAGGCTATAACTGCCGTACAAGATGAATCTGGTTTGTGGTATCAAGTCATCGATCAAGGAGATCGTGAAGGAAACTATTTAGAAGCTTCAGGAACGTCCATGTTTACTTATGCATTTGCTAAAGGAGTTCGTAAAGGCTACCTGCCACAAAAATATAGACAAGTAGCTGAAAAGGCTTACAAAGGACTCATTGATGATCTAGTAACTGTAGAGGATAACGGCCTTGTAAACCTCAACCAAATATGTGGTGTAGCCGGTTTAGGAGGCAATCCATACAGAGATGGCTCTTACGAATATTACGTGGGAGAAATCATTAGACCCAATGATCCAAAAGGTACCGGACCATTCATTATGGCTAGTTTAGAATTAGACCAGTAG
- a CDS encoding right-handed parallel beta-helix repeat-containing protein: MKSLELVLLLVLFVGNAFTTVRCSNTDDIDGLISEDNIIAETILIYGDDITNGTNNQLVVGFVPNNTTNQMVSWSSSDTQVATITENGVLQPVTNGTVTVTVTAQDGSNVSGSKTFSISGVTQTINGTVVSNSQEIIDAIANATAGEEIFVRGGTYAFVSTLEMNASGTSGSLIKFQAFPDDTERPRFDFSAMGEDSSNRGIDLNGDFWHIKGIDVFGAGDNGMHIAGNNNTVEFSTFSENADTGLQIDSGGSNNFILNCDSFFNADSTLENADGFACKLDAGSGNRFKGCRAWQNLDDGWDGYLRNTTNITTTHEDCWAIRNGVLRDGSVGAGDGNGFKTGGSDNKDLIHNAIYNNCVAVGNTEDGFDHNSNRGDVVIYNGSSYDNKRNYSFSNTNPAASLIVKNSLSFDGSESDSFNATQTDITNNGFQDGRVTNSSDFRSLNVSLMLSARQANGDLPVVDFLRLTSSSDLIDAGVDVGLPFNGTAPDIGAFEFEQ, from the coding sequence ATGAAAAGTTTAGAATTAGTTTTACTGCTAGTATTATTTGTTGGTAATGCTTTTACAACCGTTCGATGTAGTAATACTGATGATATCGATGGGTTGATCTCTGAGGATAATATTATTGCTGAAACTATATTAATTTACGGTGATGATATTACAAACGGAACCAATAATCAATTAGTAGTAGGTTTCGTGCCAAATAATACCACAAACCAAATGGTTTCTTGGAGTAGTTCAGACACCCAAGTAGCTACTATAACTGAGAATGGTGTACTTCAACCAGTTACCAATGGAACCGTAACGGTAACTGTAACGGCACAAGATGGATCTAATGTTTCTGGTAGTAAAACATTTTCAATTTCTGGAGTAACCCAAACGATTAACGGTACTGTAGTTTCCAATTCACAAGAGATTATTGATGCGATTGCAAATGCAACAGCAGGTGAAGAGATATTTGTTAGAGGTGGAACTTATGCTTTCGTTTCAACCTTAGAAATGAATGCTAGTGGAACAAGTGGTTCACTTATTAAATTTCAGGCATTTCCTGATGACACAGAGAGACCTAGATTTGATTTTTCTGCAATGGGTGAGGATTCATCTAATAGAGGTATTGATTTGAATGGTGATTTCTGGCATATAAAAGGTATTGATGTCTTTGGAGCTGGGGACAACGGTATGCATATAGCTGGAAATAACAATACAGTAGAATTCTCTACTTTCAGTGAAAATGCAGATACTGGTTTGCAAATTGATAGTGGAGGCAGTAATAATTTTATTTTAAATTGTGACTCGTTCTTCAATGCAGATTCTACACTAGAAAACGCAGATGGATTTGCTTGTAAGCTAGATGCAGGATCTGGTAATAGATTTAAAGGATGTAGAGCTTGGCAAAATCTTGATGATGGATGGGATGGTTATTTACGTAATACTACGAACATAACTACTACACATGAGGATTGTTGGGCTATAAGAAATGGAGTGTTGCGTGACGGTTCAGTTGGAGCTGGTGACGGTAATGGATTCAAAACTGGTGGTAGTGATAACAAGGACTTAATTCATAATGCGATTTATAATAACTGTGTAGCCGTAGGAAATACTGAAGATGGTTTTGATCACAATAGTAATAGAGGTGATGTGGTAATCTACAATGGATCATCTTATGATAATAAGAGAAACTACAGCTTCAGCAATACAAACCCAGCTGCATCCTTAATAGTAAAGAACTCGCTTTCATTTGACGGAAGCGAAAGCGATAGTTTTAATGCTACTCAAACTGATATAACTAATAATGGTTTTCAAGATGGACGTGTTACAAATAGTTCTGACTTCAGAAGTCTGAATGTTAGCTTAATGCTATCTGCAAGACAAGCTAATGGCGATTTACCCGTCGTCGATTTCTTAAGACTTACTAGTTCTAGTGATTTGATAGATGCAGGAGTAGATGTAGGACTTCCGTTTAACGGAACTGCACCAGATATAGGAGCATTTGAGTTTGAACAGTAA
- a CDS encoding glycoside hydrolase 43 family protein produces the protein MIRRLFPVFIGLLLQTNVVAQNNDAYVSKVWVADQGNGFYKNPIIHADYSDPDVIRVGDDFFMTSSSFNTAPGLPILHSKDMVNWKLINHALPKIVPEEHFKKPQHGNGVWAPSIRYHEDEYYIYWGDPDFGIYMVKTKDPFSKWDEPILVMPGKGLIDPSPLWDDDGTAYLVHAYAGSRAGVKSLLTVNRMNASGTKVIDEGVHVFDGHENQGTIEGPKFYKKGDYYYIFAPAGGVQYGWQLVLRSKNIYGPYEEKIVLEQGSTDINGPHQGAWIETEDGASWFYHFQDKDAYGRVVHLQPMKWENDWPVMGEDLDGNGIGEPVLTYKKPIVKNNAVKTTPVESDFFTRFNIGKQWQWNANPEVIWHAKLPSNDYLRLFSIKPPTSSANLWMTPNLLLQKFPAPSFTVNTKISLHPEEASSGKSAGVIIMGTDYASLGISHDQNGYFITQSETIDAIGEKPEKINETVRLKSNSAYFQVDVIAPEAICKFRYSEDGKTFIEIGKSFKAKPGKWIGAKVGLYSISTEEAARGGYADVEYFEIDE, from the coding sequence ATGATTAGGAGACTATTTCCCGTATTCATTGGCCTACTCCTGCAAACTAATGTTGTGGCTCAAAATAATGACGCTTATGTTTCCAAGGTTTGGGTGGCAGATCAAGGAAATGGCTTTTACAAGAACCCTATTATTCACGCAGATTATTCTGATCCTGATGTAATAAGAGTAGGTGATGATTTTTTCATGACCTCGTCTAGTTTTAATACCGCGCCAGGTCTTCCCATTTTGCATTCAAAAGATATGGTCAATTGGAAACTGATCAATCACGCTCTGCCTAAAATCGTTCCAGAAGAACACTTCAAAAAACCTCAACATGGTAATGGTGTCTGGGCGCCCAGTATCAGATATCATGAAGACGAATACTACATTTATTGGGGAGATCCAGACTTTGGTATTTACATGGTTAAAACCAAGGATCCATTTTCAAAATGGGACGAACCTATCTTAGTGATGCCTGGAAAAGGATTGATAGATCCATCACCATTATGGGATGACGACGGTACCGCATATCTAGTTCATGCATATGCAGGAAGTCGCGCAGGCGTAAAAAGCCTGTTGACCGTAAATCGTATGAATGCCAGTGGCACAAAAGTCATTGATGAAGGAGTCCATGTTTTTGATGGCCATGAGAACCAAGGTACCATTGAAGGTCCCAAGTTCTATAAGAAAGGAGACTACTATTACATTTTTGCTCCTGCAGGTGGTGTGCAATATGGCTGGCAACTCGTACTGCGATCAAAGAACATTTATGGTCCATATGAAGAAAAGATAGTTCTGGAGCAAGGCAGTACTGATATCAATGGTCCACATCAGGGCGCCTGGATAGAAACTGAGGATGGTGCATCTTGGTTTTATCATTTTCAAGATAAAGATGCCTATGGTCGTGTAGTTCATTTACAACCTATGAAATGGGAAAATGATTGGCCAGTAATGGGAGAAGATTTAGACGGTAATGGTATTGGAGAACCTGTACTCACCTACAAAAAACCTATAGTTAAAAACAATGCCGTAAAAACAACTCCAGTAGAAAGCGATTTCTTCACTAGATTCAACATAGGAAAACAATGGCAATGGAATGCTAATCCAGAAGTAATCTGGCATGCAAAGCTACCTAGCAATGATTATCTAAGGTTGTTTTCCATAAAACCGCCAACATCTTCGGCAAACCTTTGGATGACTCCCAATTTACTTCTGCAAAAATTTCCTGCACCTAGTTTTACCGTAAATACAAAAATTTCATTGCACCCAGAAGAAGCAAGCTCGGGAAAATCAGCAGGTGTAATCATCATGGGAACTGACTATGCCAGCTTGGGCATATCCCATGACCAAAACGGATATTTCATAACCCAATCAGAGACGATTGATGCGATAGGAGAAAAACCAGAGAAAATCAATGAAACCGTTCGTTTGAAATCAAACTCCGCTTATTTCCAAGTCGATGTTATTGCTCCAGAGGCTATTTGTAAATTCAGATATTCTGAGGATGGTAAAACGTTTATTGAAATAGGTAAATCCTTTAAGGCAAAACCAGGTAAATGGATTGGGGCTAAAGTTGGGCTTTATAGCATTAGTACAGAAGAAGCTGCGAGAGGCGGTTATGCAGATGTTGAATACTTTGAGATTGACGAATGA
- a CDS encoding alpha/beta hydrolase, whose translation MTFSKSIITAIVLSSFLISTAQEEEPEFKPYTAASTLKKLSKDYPFINPIDPVDPSLIRSKECKVYKKVDGTKLELDIYLPKSRDQDLRPAVLLIHGGGWLVGSRENQRAMAKNLASNGFVAITVSYRLGLETPYPAAVLDIKDAVKWTRKRANRYGVDPDKIAILGASAGAQLATLVGVTPDSELYLTDTSISDQVQAIVNIDGIVSFIHPEASAEGKMASIWLDGSKEENYSAWKEASPLEHLSQDDPPILFINSAQPRFHAGRDDMIFFYKNNEIYSEQHTLPETPHSFWLVQPWFETTLNYTTTFLNEVFDKKN comes from the coding sequence ATGACATTTTCAAAAAGTATAATCACCGCAATAGTACTATCATCATTTCTAATTTCTACTGCTCAGGAAGAGGAACCAGAATTCAAACCTTACACCGCAGCTTCAACATTAAAAAAGCTGAGCAAAGATTATCCTTTCATCAATCCAATTGATCCTGTAGACCCTTCTTTAATAAGAAGCAAGGAGTGCAAAGTCTACAAGAAAGTAGATGGTACTAAACTTGAGTTGGACATCTACTTACCTAAAAGTCGCGATCAGGATTTACGCCCAGCCGTTTTGCTGATTCACGGTGGTGGCTGGTTGGTTGGAAGCAGGGAAAATCAGCGAGCAATGGCTAAAAATTTAGCCTCTAATGGATTTGTGGCGATTACTGTATCCTATAGACTAGGATTAGAGACCCCTTATCCTGCTGCTGTACTAGATATCAAAGATGCTGTCAAATGGACAAGAAAACGCGCCAATCGATACGGCGTAGATCCTGATAAAATTGCTATTCTAGGTGCTTCTGCTGGTGCCCAATTAGCAACGCTAGTTGGCGTGACTCCTGATTCCGAACTTTATCTTACAGACACTTCTATCTCAGATCAGGTTCAGGCGATTGTAAATATTGATGGAATTGTCTCTTTCATCCATCCAGAAGCTTCCGCAGAAGGAAAAATGGCAAGCATCTGGCTCGACGGTTCTAAAGAAGAAAACTATTCTGCCTGGAAAGAGGCATCTCCTTTAGAACACCTTTCACAGGATGATCCTCCTATTCTATTCATTAACAGCGCTCAACCACGCTTTCATGCTGGAAGAGATGATATGATATTTTTTTATAAGAACAATGAAATCTATAGCGAGCAACATACCTTACCAGAAACACCTCATTCATTTTGGTTGGTACAGCCTTGGTTTGAAACAACCTTGAACTATACAACAACCTTTTTGAATGAGGTGTTTGATAAAAAAAACTAA
- a CDS encoding LacI family DNA-binding transcriptional regulator — MKKKTTIYDIAAKLNLTAATVSRALNNNEKISKNTRKLVKQTALEMNYEQNTLARALKSGKSFNVGVVVPRMDSNFFASVIRGIEEELYPKGYHVIVCQTHDQENLETGNINSLLNAQVDGILISISKSNDNTNVFDSLLEKQVPLIFFDRKRDMEGISSVTIDDYQGAYSAVKHLIDQGCKRIAHLSNDRTLEIFRDRYRGYKQALIDHGFEFDENLVVECASKIEEGRRITKQFLEMDQRPDAIFSSSDFTALGAIQEIKAHGLNIPQDVCVVGFSNEPFTRFMDLSISTIDQSPIEMGRLTAKTFLEEVKSKKKIKNQQTIILEPELIIRKSSSR, encoded by the coding sequence ATGAAGAAAAAAACGACTATTTACGATATTGCAGCTAAACTAAATTTGACCGCTGCTACTGTATCTCGAGCGCTAAATAACAATGAGAAAATCAGTAAGAATACTCGTAAGCTCGTTAAACAGACAGCGCTTGAAATGAATTATGAGCAAAACACTCTTGCCCGCGCTCTTAAAAGTGGTAAAAGCTTCAACGTTGGCGTAGTGGTACCTAGAATGGATAGTAATTTTTTCGCATCTGTAATTAGAGGTATCGAGGAAGAACTCTACCCTAAGGGATACCATGTTATTGTTTGCCAAACTCACGATCAGGAAAACCTAGAAACAGGAAACATCAATTCATTATTAAATGCGCAGGTTGATGGTATTCTAATTTCCATCAGTAAGTCAAACGACAACACCAATGTTTTTGACAGTTTATTAGAGAAACAGGTGCCATTGATATTTTTTGACAGAAAAAGGGATATGGAAGGAATTAGCTCAGTGACTATTGATGATTATCAAGGTGCATATTCTGCAGTTAAACATCTCATTGATCAAGGTTGTAAACGAATAGCCCACTTATCCAATGATCGTACATTAGAGATTTTCAGAGATCGTTATAGAGGTTACAAACAAGCCTTAATAGATCACGGATTTGAGTTTGATGAGAACCTAGTTGTTGAGTGTGCAAGTAAGATTGAGGAAGGTAGAAGAATAACCAAGCAATTTTTGGAAATGGATCAGCGACCAGATGCTATTTTCTCTTCTAGTGACTTCACCGCATTAGGTGCTATTCAAGAAATCAAAGCTCATGGTCTAAATATCCCACAAGACGTTTGCGTGGTTGGATTTAGTAATGAACCATTTACTCGTTTTATGGATCTTTCTATATCAACTATAGATCAATCACCAATTGAAATGGGACGACTGACAGCTAAAACTTTTTTAGAAGAGGTTAAAAGCAAGAAAAAGATTAAGAATCAGCAGACTATTATTCTTGAGCCAGAGCTTATTATAAGAAAATCTTCATCTCGATAA
- a CDS encoding UxaA family hydrolase, whose translation MQKKLIKVHPEDNVAVALVDISAGDVISFEDQAIVAVTDVKAKHKISLVDLEEGDKIFMYGVLVGKASLPVAKGAVLTIDNVKHQSAKVTEKTDTIGWNPPNVDRWKDRTFMGYHREDGQVGTANVWLFFPLVFCENRNIETLKEVFEKELLTQPKNNYRNLLRSLVQNGSEAAVEDINEPERVFENVDVKFITHPGGCGGIRQDSESLARLLAGYVHNPNVVGATVLSLGCQNLQIEVFQNALSVISPNNKKPILMYEQQKMGTVDEMLNSIIKSSFQAIKEANELKREPAPLSKLRLGLECGGSDGFSGISANPTLGYTSDMLVALGGTAILSEFPELCGVEQELVNRCESHESADRFLELMKAFEKSVVDAGSGFDMNPSPGNIKDGLITDAMKSAGAAKKGGTSPVVDVLDYGEYVTKRGLNLLCTPGNDVESTTAMVGSGANIVLFTTGLGTPTGNPIAPIVKVSSNSDLARRMSDIIDIDTGGVITGEKTIEEMAEETLEIIIQIASGNKPSKANLLNQNDFIPWKRGVSL comes from the coding sequence ATGCAAAAGAAACTAATTAAAGTTCATCCAGAGGATAATGTAGCGGTAGCATTAGTGGACATTTCTGCTGGTGATGTTATTTCTTTTGAGGATCAAGCCATTGTTGCCGTTACCGATGTTAAGGCTAAACATAAAATTTCATTAGTAGACCTAGAAGAAGGTGACAAGATATTTATGTACGGAGTCTTGGTAGGGAAAGCTAGTTTGCCCGTTGCAAAAGGTGCGGTGTTGACTATTGATAATGTCAAACACCAAAGTGCCAAAGTAACCGAGAAAACAGATACTATAGGATGGAATCCGCCAAATGTCGACCGTTGGAAAGATCGAACGTTTATGGGCTACCATAGAGAAGACGGTCAAGTGGGTACAGCAAATGTTTGGTTATTTTTTCCATTGGTATTTTGTGAAAATAGAAATATCGAGACCTTAAAAGAGGTGTTTGAAAAAGAACTGCTCACACAGCCTAAGAATAATTATAGAAATCTATTACGATCCTTAGTTCAAAATGGTAGTGAAGCTGCTGTTGAGGATATCAATGAACCAGAAAGAGTTTTTGAGAATGTTGATGTTAAGTTTATCACGCATCCTGGTGGATGTGGTGGTATACGACAGGATTCAGAAAGTTTAGCTAGATTACTTGCTGGTTATGTACATAATCCCAATGTAGTAGGCGCAACCGTGCTAAGCTTAGGATGTCAGAATCTTCAAATTGAGGTGTTTCAAAATGCCTTAAGTGTCATAAGTCCTAATAATAAAAAGCCCATTTTGATGTATGAGCAACAGAAGATGGGAACGGTAGATGAAATGCTCAACAGTATTATTAAAAGTTCTTTTCAGGCCATCAAGGAAGCCAATGAACTCAAGCGCGAACCAGCTCCTTTATCTAAGTTACGATTAGGCCTTGAATGCGGTGGTTCTGATGGATTTTCAGGAATCTCTGCTAATCCTACCTTAGGATACACATCGGACATGTTGGTAGCTTTAGGAGGTACGGCAATTCTTTCAGAATTTCCAGAATTGTGTGGAGTAGAGCAGGAGCTGGTTAATCGTTGCGAATCGCACGAATCTGCAGATCGATTTTTGGAACTTATGAAAGCTTTTGAAAAGTCAGTTGTAGATGCTGGATCTGGTTTCGATATGAATCCGTCGCCGGGTAACATTAAAGATGGATTGATTACAGATGCTATGAAATCTGCTGGCGCAGCAAAAAAAGGTGGCACTTCACCAGTAGTTGATGTACTGGATTATGGAGAATATGTTACGAAACGTGGATTGAATCTATTGTGTACTCCTGGAAATGATGTGGAAAGCACGACAGCCATGGTTGGATCAGGTGCAAATATTGTTTTATTTACAACAGGTCTGGGAACTCCAACAGGAAATCCCATTGCACCAATCGTAAAAGTTTCATCAAATTCTGATCTAGCTCGTAGAATGAGTGATATCATAGACATTGATACTGGAGGTGTTATTACAGGAGAAAAAACCATTGAGGAAATGGCTGAGGAGACTCTTGAAATCATTATCCAAATTGCATCAGGTAATAAACCATCAAAGGCAAATCTTTTGAACCAAAATGATTTTATACCATGGAAGCGTGGTGTCTCCTTATAG